CGAAGCCGTAGCTCCGCGCGTGCCAGGGGTCGGCGACGAGCAGCGCCAGGACGGCGAGCGCGAGCACCGGCAGCCCCTGCACCGGCCGCCCGAGCGCCTGCACGAGGAGGACGACCGCGGCCATGACGCCCGCCCGCACGACGCTCGGCTCGGGCGTCACGAGGAGCACGAAGGCGCCGAGCGCGAGCAGGGCCGCGAGGATGCGACCCCGCCGGCCGGCGCCGAGCGCCGCCGCGAGCCCCGCGACGAGGCCGACGACGACCGCGCAGTTGGCGCCCGACACGGCCGTGAGGTGGCTCAGGGAGCTGTCCTTCATCGCCTGGTCGAGCGACTCGTCGACCCGGGAGGTGTCGCCGATCGCGAGTCCGGGCAGGAGCGCGCCGCCGGCGCCGGGGAGGGTGCCGGCGAGCTGCCGGAAGCCCTCGCGCATCCCCTCCGCCCAGCTCGGCGCGGGCGGCGCCGGTGCGAGCCGCCGGGGCTCGCCGAGCGGCCGCAGGATCGCCGAGCGCTGCTCGCCGGGCGCGGTGGCGACCGCCCGCGCCCGGAGCGTCCACCGCTCGCCGAGACGCGCGCGCTCGAGGCCCTCGCCGAGCACGAGCACGGGCGCCGCGGCGGGCTCGCCCTCCACCCGCTCGACCTGCAGCTCGACGCGCTCGGCGCCCGGTCCCGTCACGACGCCCGTCACGGCGACGGCGCCGCCCGCGGCGAGCGCCTCGGGAGCCCGCGCCGGCCCGCGGGCCGCGACCTGCAGCGCGACGAGCGACGCCGCCGCGAGCGCGAGGGCGACCAGTCCGAGCCAGGGCGCGGGCGACCGCCCGGGGACCCGGCGGCGTCGCAGCCCGAGCACGCAGAGCAGGAGCGCCGTCGCGAGGCCGGCGACCGCGACCCCGAGCAGCGCGCCGGACGCGCCCGTCGGCATCCCGACGGCCGCCCACCCCGCGAGCCAGGCGGCGGCCGCCGGCCCCGCGAGCCGCGCCTCCGGGCTCATACGGTGACGAGCTCGCGGAGGCCCTCGAGCGTCGCCTCGCCGATGCCGGGCACGTCGAGCAGATCCTCGACGCTCGCGAAGCGGCCGTTGGCCTCGCGCCACTGGAGGATGCGGGTCGCGATCGCAGGCCCGATCCGCGGCAGGGTGTCGAGCGCGGCGGCATCCGCCGTGTTGAGGTCGATCGGCGCACCGGGCGCCGCGGGCGAGCCCGGAACCGCCGGCGCCCCGCCCGCGTCCCCGTTGCCCGCGGCCGGCGGCCCGGCGCCCTGCTTCGGCACGAGCAGCTGCTCGCCGTCCGTCACGGGCTTCGCGAGGTTGAGCGCCCCGCGGTCGGCGCCGCGCGCGAATCCCCCGGCGGCGGCCACGGCGTCCATGGCGCGCGAGCCCGCGGCGAGCTCGTAGACGCCCGGCTCGCGGACCCGCCCGAGCACGTGCACGAGCAGCGGCGCCGCGCCCTCGGCGCC
The Homoserinibacter sp. YIM 151385 DNA segment above includes these coding regions:
- a CDS encoding ComEA family DNA-binding protein — encoded protein: MSAAPQPDPTPRARSRVAAGAALILVLAGVAAAVLAALLSPGGAVSEVGAAPLPSASPPTDSAGSTTAGAEGAAPLLVHVLGRVREPGVYELAAGSRAMDAVAAAGGFARGADRGALNLAKPVTDGEQLLVPKQGAGPPAAGNGDAGGAPAVPGSPAAPGAPIDLNTADAAALDTLPRIGPAIATRILQWREANGRFASVEDLLDVPGIGEATLEGLRELVTV